One part of the Melioribacteraceae bacterium genome encodes these proteins:
- the prmA gene encoding 50S ribosomal protein L11 methyltransferase has product MKKYLQYKIVTTPVNNELISGMLWQFDFAGITETENSLNLFVDPNNPVTEEEISAVLESAKGEGFIYDYVITSDLIEDRNWNEEYEKNVKVVEVSDRIVIKPSFKEYNSGDDRLVITIDPKMSFGTGEHETTKLVLRLIEKYIRPDDYVLDVGSGTSVLAIAAVMLGGSKAIGIDNDEWCLLNGRENVNLNSLEDKVEIRLSELNQLEESNFDLIVANINKHILLEIAPLLAKKINPAGKLILSGLLQTDEAEVSDKYSLNRFKAIEQAQLGDWIALVFEKK; this is encoded by the coding sequence ATGAAAAAATATCTGCAGTATAAAATTGTTACAACTCCGGTAAACAACGAGTTGATAAGCGGAATGCTCTGGCAATTTGATTTTGCCGGTATTACCGAAACCGAAAACAGTTTGAATCTCTTTGTTGACCCAAATAATCCTGTTACAGAAGAGGAAATTTCGGCAGTCCTTGAATCCGCTAAGGGAGAGGGATTTATTTATGATTATGTAATAACTTCAGATTTAATTGAGGACCGGAACTGGAATGAAGAGTATGAAAAGAATGTTAAAGTTGTTGAAGTAAGCGACAGAATTGTTATAAAGCCGTCGTTCAAAGAGTATAATTCTGGGGATGACCGTCTAGTTATTACAATAGATCCCAAAATGTCTTTCGGTACAGGCGAGCACGAGACCACAAAACTTGTTCTTAGACTTATTGAAAAATATATCCGGCCGGATGATTACGTGCTCGATGTCGGATCAGGAACCTCTGTACTGGCCATTGCGGCAGTAATGCTCGGTGGTTCAAAAGCTATCGGAATTGATAATGATGAGTGGTGCCTGCTAAACGGCAGAGAAAATGTGAATCTTAATTCACTTGAAGATAAAGTGGAAATCCGGCTTTCGGAATTAAATCAGCTTGAAGAAAGTAATTTTGATCTGATAGTTGCAAATATTAATAAACATATACTGCTTGAGATCGCACCCTTACTGGCAAAAAAAATTAATCCGGCCGGAAAGTTGATCCTTTCCGGCCTTCTTCAAACGGATGAAGCTGAGGTTTCGGACAAGTATTCTTTGAATCGGTTTAAAGCAATCGAGCAGGCTCAGTTAGGAGATTGGATTGCTCTTGTCTTCGAAAAAAAATAA
- a CDS encoding MarR family transcriptional regulator, which translates to MQSQKAETALQLWERLSKAHDKFRKVQAKQMFGEKLTAPQFGVLEVIYKLGPVPLKKISEETMVTGANITCVVDNLEEMGFVKRVHSKEDRRVITAELTNSGKSKLEKILPSYYENIASLVTKLSDNEQKQILNILGKLM; encoded by the coding sequence ATGCAAAGCCAAAAAGCTGAAACTGCCCTCCAGCTTTGGGAAAGGCTTTCAAAAGCGCACGATAAGTTTCGTAAAGTGCAAGCAAAGCAAATGTTTGGTGAAAAACTTACCGCACCTCAATTCGGCGTCCTCGAGGTTATCTACAAACTGGGTCCTGTCCCCCTCAAAAAAATAAGTGAAGAAACAATGGTAACAGGCGCAAATATTACATGCGTTGTAGATAATCTGGAAGAAATGGGATTTGTTAAAAGAGTTCACTCGAAAGAGGATAGGAGAGTAATTACAGCCGAACTGACTAACTCCGGAAAGTCAAAACTGGAAAAAATTCTGCCTTCTTATTATGAAAATATTGCTTCTCTCGTTACCAAACTTTCCGACAATGAACAGAAGCAAATTCTCAATATTTTGGGCAAATTGATGTAA